The Nostoc sp. NIES-3756 DNA window TGGCGGCTCATCCAAATGGGCGTGTATGATACCGCCATAAGCGCCTGCTTGCTGGTGTTCTTGACCAAATTTGTACGCTTCAGCTACCCAGGTTTGTGAGGGCCAATTATCATCATCTAAAAACCCGATTAAGTCTTGGCTTTGAGCCATCTGCACAGCCTTTTGTCGAGCAAAGCTGGCTCCCTGTGTGCTTTCAAACACATAGCTTAGTTGGCAATCCTGCCGCCAATTATTTGCATAATTCATGACGACATTTTTAGTATCGTCACTACTATTATTATCAACAACTAAAACTTCCCATTTGATGCCGTCAATAATTTGATTGTACAAACGGTCAAGCACCGCAGGGAGACGATTTGCGCCGTTGTATGTACAAATTGCCACACTAAAGTCTATAGCTTCGATTGTAGTCTGCTCAACCATAGTGATCAGTACCCATTTTAACTACTGATGAGATTTTCCTGAGAACGTACTTGTTTGCGGAAGTAGTATTTGATATATTCCTTCCAAGTGTAGGAAGGACTTAATAAGCTACCAATAAATAGTTCTAGTTCACAGGCGGCAATCAGATCACTCTTAACACTACTGCGATATTTGTACAGGTGCAGTAAAATTTTGCGCGTATCATTCAAAAGATAAACCCAAAACATTAGGGGAATTTGCCAAGGTTTAACACTTAACATCCGGGTATGATATCGGCTCAAACCAATACCACGGCAGAGGTTAACAAGATAATCCTTCTTTAAACGCCAATGAGGTATCTGGTGAGTTATTTGCATTTCTGGGTTGTACCAGATTTCCCATCCGCCTCTTTGAATGTGTAACAATGCTTCTAAATCTTCACCTGGTAAATAGGGTTCACGAACTCTACCCTGGAGAAAACATCGTTCTGGTACGTTTTCTAACCAAGCTTGTTTTCGTACTACTAACCCAGCCCCAGGAGGAAGCACTTTTTTTTCTGGACGATAAAGTAATTCTTTCGCTCCTCGGTCTGTGATTGCTAGTAGAGCTGCAATACGTTTGAAATTATCTGGAGGGGGAATTTCAAATTCACCGCTAATGCGGCTACCATAAGCACCCGCACGGGGATGAGTTTGAGCAAATGAGTAAGCATTCTTCACCCATGTTTGAGTGGGAATATTATCATCATCTAAAAATCCAATTAACTCGCCTCTGGCTTCTGCAACAGCGTGCTGACGTGCGATCGCTAGTCCTTGTTCTGGCTCAAAAATATACCGCAATTGCCCTGAATGATGCCAGATATTTTGATACTGCTGAACTATCTGTTTGGTTGTATCTGTACTGTTGTTATCAACTACAAGCACTTCCCAAGAAATCCCTTCTGTACCCACCTGATTTTGCAGTTGATTTAGCACATTAGGGAGACGTGCTGCGCCATTATAAGTGCATATTGCTACAGTGAATTGGATAATCATATTTCTCTCAACAAGATGAGATAAAAGGAATTGATACTGAAATCAGATGCAGTTAAAAACTTTAATATTTATAAAAGCACTATACACAGTATAAGTAACTATACATATACAAATATAAAACTTTCATGTAACTTACGTAAAGAGACTGAGGCTCAAACTATTTTGCGATCGCTATACCTAAGTAATTACCTAACTACACTGCAAATAGTTGTGTTTATCTAAGTTAGGGTAAAGGTTTCCAACTCTTGTTATGTTGTGATTTGTGTCGAAGTATTTACCGCAATAAAAAAGAAGGGAAGTATCGGCTTTCCCCTCTCTTAGTGTTCTATGAGACTTTGTGTTAAAGAATGCTTAAGCTACAACGAACTATTCTAGTAATTCTTCTGGAGTCAGGTGAGAGTTGACAACTTGTCCATCTTTAAACCAGACAATGCGCTTAGTTTGACGGGCAACTTCTGGTTCGTGTGTCACCATCACTACAGTAATGCCACCATCATTCAATTCTGTAAAAATATTTAAGACTTCTTGGGTGGTGCGTGAATCGAGTGCGCCTGTGGGTTCGTCTGCTAGAAGGACTACGGGACGATTAACAATAGCCCGGGCGATCGCCACTCTTTGTTGTTGTCCCCCTGATAGTTGAGTGGGTTTGTTATTGAGGCGCTTTTCTAAGCCTACACGAATCAAAGCTTCCGTAGCGCGATCGCGTCTTTCATTCGGGTTGACATCAGCATACACCATCGGTAGCATGACGTTTTCTAAAGCAGACAGTTGGGGTAAAAGATGGAATTGTTGAAACACAAACCCCAATTTTCTATTGCGGATATGTGCCAAGTCTGCATCATTCATTTGTGCCACATCCACATTATCTAAATAATAATGTCCTCCTGTTGGGCGATCTAAACAGCCGATAATATTCATTGCTGTAGATTTGCCAGAACCAGAAGGCCCCATAATCGAACAATACTCACCCTCATTGATGACCAAATTCACATCATTTAAAGCTTTGACTTCGGTTTCACCAGTACCGTAAATTTTAAAGATGTTTTCTAAACGAATAATTGCTGATTTTGGTACAGGATTAGGAACTAAGGAGTCAGTGATGGAAATAGTCTTTGCCATAATAATTCAGCTATTAATTTTAAGGATAAATATTTATCAGCTATTAGACATTTATTATGTCTATCTTGTCTAACCTAGATCAGCAAAAAATAGTGCTTGTGTTTCCACTATAGCTTGGATAAAATCAACCATCTTCCCCAACCCTTTTTCCTCAAGTGTTTTCAGTTACAGTTCTGTCAACCATCATTAAGCCACAATGTTTTGAAAGCCTGTTCTTGTCAGTTGTTCCCTGCTATACATGAAACCTCGAATTATTGTTTGTGGCTTAGGACGAACTGGATATAAAATCTTCCGTTTGCTGAGACAGCAGGGTGCGTTTGTCGTCGGTATTCATCACAAACCCATTCCTGGCGAAGCTGGAGGAGATGTAATAGTCGGTAATTTACACACGGTTGCTACTCTTAGCGCCGCAGGCATTCATCAAGCACAGACTTTAGTGATTGCTGGCTCTGATGATGAAGTTAACTTAGCAATTATGATGCAGGCAAGGGTGCTAAACCCGCATATTCGGATTATTAACCGCTTTTACAATACTAATTTAGGCGATCGCTTAGATCAAACTCTGTCAGAACACCTGAGTATGAGTGTGATTGGATTAGCTGCACCGTTATTTACTTTCGCCGCTTTAGGAAACCAAGCGATCGGGCAAATCAAGTTATATGAGCAGACTTGGCCTGTTCAAGAAGAATATATTGATGAAAATCATCCCTGGTGTGGTCGTAACTTAAGTGACCTATGGGATAATCCGGCACGAATACCAATTTATTATTTACCTGTGGAAGGGGAAATGAATTTGGTGGCGGCTATACTGGGTGAAAACCACTTAAGAGTGGGCGATCGCTTAATCGTTGCTATCCAACCCCGTATCCGTTCCACTCGCAAATCCCTAATTAAAAAATTTCTCAAAGTTATTATCAGCATACGGCAATTTCAACAGCATGGACAATCGGTCATTGTCGGTGCGATTCTCTTACTAGCAATAGTCATGATTGCCACCATCACCTATATGTCCACTGAATTGAGCCTATCTATGGTAGATGCCCTCTATTTTTCTGTAGGCATGATTACTGGTGCTGGGGGTAATGACAAAGTAGCAGACAACGCTCCCAACAGTATTAAATTATTCACCGTTGTCATGATGCTAGTTGGGGCGGTAGTGATTGGTATTTGGTATGCCATGCTCACCGATTTTGTTTTGGGTACACGCTTCAAGCAATTTTGGGATGCAGCTAGGATTCCCCAACGCCATCACTATATTGTTTGTGGTTTAAGTGGTATCGGTAGCAAAATTGTTCAGCAACTCCATACTAGTGGTTATGAAGTAGTAGTCATCGAAACTGACTCCAACAACAAATATGTTAACTCTGTACGTGGGCTAGGGATTCCTGTCATTCAAGGTGATGCCAGCTTCCGCACCATACTTACAACCAGTAATGTGGACAGTGCCGCCGCCGTGCTGGCTGTTACCACAAATGATGCTACTAATATAGAAATTGCCCTCAAAGCTAAAGGTTTAGCACCCAAAATTCCTGTAATTGTCCACTATGCCGACCCTGATTTTGCAGGTATGGCAAAACAATTATTTGACTTTGAGGCTGTGTTAAGTTCAGCCGAATTGGCAGCCCCGGCATTTGCTGCTGCGGCTTTAGGCGGACGCATCCTGGGTAACGGCATCACAGCAGATACACTGTGGGTAGCTTTTGCTACTTTAATTACACCGTCACATCCCTTTTGCGGCCATTTGGTGAAAGATATAGCTATGGTGGCTGACTTTGTGCCTTTGTATGTAGAAACAAATAGTCAAAGGGTTCACGGATGGAATTTACTAACGACCTATCTTAGTGAAGGTGATGTTTTATATTTAACAATGCCAGCAAATCAGTTATATAAATTGTGGCGTGATGAACGGGCTTGTGGAGTTGGAGATTAGGAATTATATTGACTCCCATCTCACAAAAATTGACGGTCTAATATTAGCAATTTGAATCGAGAGCATAAGCTTTATGCTTTCAACAATTTGCGACAACAACTATAAGTTGTCCTAAATGACAACCAATAGTTGACCAAGATATGCTTTCAAAGCCTCATTCTTTCGTTAGGGCGATCATAGCAAAAAAACTATTGACAAGCATTAATTGACCTAATGTGAAAATACTAGGCATTAGTTGACCAAAAGTTATAAATTAAAAATCCATAAATTCACATTTAATTAACTGTGTGATGTAAACATAGCTTTGCATCTGAATAAGCCAGATGCTAATTCTCTCGTGAGTGCGATCGCTCCTAAAATAAAACTGCAAAATTATATGCTTGCGGAAATTGGGCTTGATGCGATGGTCTGCTGGTCGCGCTGTAGCTTCTCTGATAGGCTGAAAAAAGACCTGCAAGAAGCTCGCGCTGGCAAATTATTATGCCGTCCAACATCGCAGTAGAAATATTAATTAAGTTCCAAGGTAGCAAAATAGACACAGTTCCACAGGAAAACACTTATTTATTGATATAGTGAAATGTAATTTGCACAAGGTTTTGAGAGAACACTAATAAAGAGACAAAACCCTAACCCTTCTAAGTTACTGTTCTAGGATGCTGTAATGTCTTTGAGTGAAGTGAATACCAGAGAAAAGTTAATTGATCCGGCGTTAGAAAAAGCAGGATGGAATCTGACAAATCCCGATCAGGTTATAATATATCCCTAACCAGTGAGAACACTGCAAACAATGACCTAAGCTGGGTTCTCAGTCTAACCAAAGTAGTTGGCAATGACAATGAGGACAATTTTGCACAAGAGAATATTGATGTATTAAACAAACTCTGGCATCTTTAAACTTTTCTGGCAATTTCCATCTATGACAGCCATATTACTTCAAAGTGAGGAATATGTAGACTTAACGTTTAAGCTAAGAGGCGCACTGATTCCTCTTGATAACGGTTATGTTATCTATAGTGCTTTGTCCAGAATTTGTCCTATCCTGCATGAACTAAAGTCGATTGGGATTCATCCAATTGCTGGAATACCAACCAAGAACAATTTACTTGAACTCACCACTCAATCTCGTCTAAAAATTCGGATTTATCATCAACACATTCCTTTAATTTATCCTTATTTAGCGGGTCAAGCTTTTCATATAGGTCAAAATTTTTATCAGCTAGATATTCCCGACTACAAACCGTTGATTTCTTCAGAAAGTGTCTATTCCAGATTAGTGATAATTAAAGGATTTCAAGACGCTACTAACTTTATTGAAGCTGTGCAACGGCAACTGGATAATTTAGGAATACAAGGGAAAATTGAACTACTTACCCGACAAGATGGAACACCTCAAAAAAGACAATTAACAATCAATAAAGAAGGGAAACAGTTTAAAATTAGAGGATTTGGCGTAAAAATCAGCGAACTCAACCCAGAAGATTCCTTAACTTTACAAGAACAGGGTATTGGAGGGAAACGAAAGATGATGTGTGGAATATTTGTCCCAGCGACTCGCAGCAAGGAAGAAGAGGAAACCTGATCATGGTTGCTACCCAACCCAAAATTTCCCTATCTCTCGATGCTGCGGATACGACAATAATGCACCGCGCCGGAATGACGGGACTTTACATGACTTTAAAGCGATTAGAAAAGCAATATACCTCATCTCGTCAACGGGGAGGACATATATCATGGTTTTTGACTGCTGATACCATTAAGTTATTCTGGGAAGGAAGTGATTTCGTTGCCCTATCGTGGTTGATTAAGGAGTCTTTTCAACTAGATGATACAGGTTTAATTCATTTAACAGCATTGTCTAATGCTGCAATAGATTTAAGGCAGAAAATCCATATTCATGAGGGAATATGTGCTGTTTTCCTGCGTCATAATCAGTTTTATCAAGCAGGAAAGATAGTTAATGCTGAACTAACGGTTGAAGAAAAAAAAGTCGAGTATCGATACAAATCCCTAACTTGGTATGCACATCAAACCTTTGCAGAAAAGTTATGCGAGGCAGATACCCAACAACTCAGAGAAGATTATGTTCAAATGACGAGTTGGTTGTATTTAGGAGGAATTGTTCGCCATGCTAGGACACAGAACACTACAAAACTGGAAGAAAAACCTGAATACGCCTTAGCATTATTATTTGTACCAGTAGTTTGTCATTATTGCTTACTTCATATTCCATCAGAAGACTTGAAGGAAAAGAAACCCCATCGCTATGGGGTGGTAATTCCGGAAATCAATGATTTTGAAGATGCTTCTCAAAGAAGATGGCGATTACAGCAATTAGAAACCAAACAGCTTAATGTTAGTAGCCTTGGTGAAGCAGGATTACTTTATTACAGCTTAGACGATATTCAGCCTGAAGGCGGCTACTATCAAGCTTGTCAAGTTTGGTTATATGAAAAAATGAATAAAGATTCTCGTCAAAGAACATTGATGAGTATAGAAGAAATTGAAGTTGATAAGAATACTTTAATCACTTATCAACAGGTGCAAAAATATTTTCAAACTAATTATCAGCAAATTAAACCTAAGCAAATTTTTATTAAAGTGAATCCGATTCGCTCCATAATTGCTGATAATTTAGTAAAAGGAATCCATTGGTGGTCTGATTTTTGGGAAAAATTGGTGATAGAGGATTCAAACGAATATTTATTTAACCAGTTATTTTTCAATCGAGAAGGATTCATAATAATGGCAGAGAATAGTGAAGAAGACAAGCATTATCTTATTTTCCTTAAGGTGTTTCAGCAAGCTATGAAGGGTAACTTTGCTAAAATGTATGCCAAGGCAGAGGCAGGGAAAGACCCTCCAATTAAGAAGAAAGTTGAACGATTAAGAGCAGAGCTAAACTATTGTTATGATGAATTGTCGTTTAAAGAATATTTGTCTGACTTTTTAGTAAGAGGGGGATTAAATAAGTATTTCAATCAGCATCAAGAAGAGATAGCACTACTAATTAAAAAAATACCTTGGCAAGAATTAAGAATTTGGTCATTGTTAGCGATCGCCAGTTATAAACCTAAAGATAAACCTATCGAAATGAATGATGAGTCAGAAGAAGAATGACAATAATATCCCTAATTATTATCTTTACGGAACAGTCCTCACTCGTTATGGTTTAGCGTCATTAAATCATGACATGAGACGAGGAAATAAGACTACTCTGCAAAAAGGCTATTGGAATGGTAAAATTCATTCTTTTGTAGGTGCAAACGCAATTCGTTGGGCGTTACGTTTTTATCTTCAAAAGCAAGGTTACTTAGTTAATCGAGTTTGGGATGAGGATGAACATATTAATCGGTTAACAAGTGAAGATTTCGACCCAGAACAATTTTATGATGATGATATTTTTGGGTTTGCTTTATTAGAGTCTGCGGAAACAGAGGAGGAGACTTCAACAACAAAGAAAAAAAAGAAACAAAAAACAGTCAGCAGTCCTAATCAGCGAATTGGTGCTTTAGCAATGAATATGGCTGTGTCCCTAACGCCTTATGATGGTGCAGTCAAGTTAGGAGCAAAAAGTGGCAGAGATAAAGATAGCACATCGCTCCACTTTACAGAGTATCATGCAACTCGATATCAATATTATTTTGGAATCAATCCCACTCATCTCAAAGAGATGTCGCGGATTTTACCTCTGATAGATGGGATTATGGATATGCCCAAGGTAGGAGGGAGTAGTAATATTTTTAATTATTCTTTCTGTCCAGATAGTTTGGTATTTCAATGGACAAATCATTTTGCTTCATATATTTCCTATTGCTTTGAATATTGCGATCCTAAGACTAAGGAAGCAAAACTTGCACAAGAGTTTATAGATGAAGTGGAATGCGGACAGATTGACCCTAGTACATTATGGATTGGGGGAACAATTGTTAAGGAGTTAAAGCAATTGGATAATTTTGATAATTCCCCTTTTAATAGAGCGCACATTTATCGTAATCGCAATGAACTGGTTGAAGCTTTGAAAGCAGTTATTAAAAGAGATTTGGGTTTACAAGAATCAAAATGATTGCACCATTAATTCTCTATTTAGATGTTCCATTTGCGACTTTTAGGGAGTCCCATGCAAGGGAAATGGGGAAAACTTATCCTGTACCTCCTCCAGCGACAGTGTATGGGATGTTGTTGTCTTTGGTAGGGGAAACGGATGTCTATCGTCACTGTGGGGTAGAATTGGCGATTGCGATGTTATCTAGCCCCAAAAAGTCCCGAATTTTACGTCAAATGAGACGGTTTAAGAATGCTGATTTTAGCCACCCAGAGAATGTTATTCCCTGTTATCAAGAAATTTTGTCTAATGTGAAGTGTTTGATCTGGGTTCGTTCTGACGGGGAGAAGATAGAACTAAGTTTAAGGGAGAGGATACTGTTAGCGTTTGACCATCCTGAGCTAGTAAGACGGTTTGGTTGTTTATTTTTGGGAGAAAGTGACCAGTTAATTAAAACAATCAAACTTGTCTCACAAGATTATCCAGAGGGGGTGAGACAGTGGGCGATTAGGGATAATCGAGGCAGGTTAACTTTACCCTATTGGGTTGACCATGTGGGGTCAAGAAATACCAGATTTTTGAGGTATCGGATTGAGGAAATGCCAAGCTCACTACCCCCTGATTTGGCGTGGACGATGATTACATCTCCAATTTGACAAGTATCTCTTATGGTAAAGGGAATATAGGCTAAAAGAATGGCAGGAAGGTTTACACGGTAAGGTTTATGATAATTTAGGACAGGAAAAAGGTGCTTGCCATTTTTGGGAAAGTTTATCGGCACTGGTTTTGAGGGGCTGAAAGTAAGGGAAACCTTGGTAAGTTTTGTGTTTTTGGTTTCTCGATTTGGAAGGTGCTTGTAAGATTGTAAATGAAGCTTCCTGTGTTAAGGGTTTTCACCTTTGCTGTGATTCGTGGCTTGATGCTGTTAGGCGTTGCTCAAATAGTTTGGACTGGTGTTATTTCAGTTTTTGAGTGGTGATTCGTGGCTTGATGCTGTTAGGCGTTGCTCAAGAGAAAATTGCGATGTTTGAAGCCAACTTGGCTTTTAGGTGATTCGTGGCTTGATGCCGTTAGGCGTTGCTCAAAGCGATCGCCCACTGGTTTAAGATGGAGTGCGATCGCTACTTACGCTCCTATACCAGAGAGGATTTCTATTAGGAGAGTAGGAAAAACTATTGCTTTACTTGGATTACTTGAAAAACATCTTTGAAATCCAGTAATTGAAACTGCATAAGATTTTTAGATGTGGCGAATTAAGTGAGCAACAGAGTTGCTTGATGAATGTGCTGAAGAAGTTATAGCCAAAATGCACATACACGTTCCTATATTTGTTTAAATTAATGTAGATTCTGCACACGTATAAGCAAAGCTCAAGATAATGCGAAATATAGTTCAGATGTGATATATTTCTCTGCCAGATGCCGCTTATGAAAATTTTGTTGGTTGAAGATGACAGATTAATAAGTACGGCACTGGTTGATTTGCTCTTAGCAAATCATTACACTATTGACTTAGCTAATGATGGGGAAACGGGCTTATGTCTGGCGATTTCGGCAGAATATGATTTAATTTTGCTGGATTGGCTCCTTTCCAAATTGGATGGTATGAGTTTATGCCGTCAACTGCGATCGCAAGGCTATGTCAAGCCAATCTTGCTATTAACTGCAAACAATTGTAATGCAAAGCTTGTCGAAGGATTAGATGCAGGAGCAGATGATTACGTCATAAAACCTTATGACCCGGAAGCATTGCTGGCGAAGATTCGGTCTTTATTACGTCGTCATGGGTCAGTAGCATCATCCACATTAATTTGGGGAAATCTTACTTTAGACCAAATCTCCGGTAAAGTCACTTGTAACGAGCAAATAATTTCACTCACGGCTACAGAATACAAACTCCTAGAATTGTTTTTACAAAATCCCAATCGTATATTCAGCCGCAAGTTAATTATAGATAAGCTTTGGGAATTTGATGATGCACCGATTGAAAATGCGGTAACAACTCATATTAAAGATTTACGTAAGAAACTAAAAGCAGGGGGTCTTGCTGGAGATATCCTAGAAACTGTCTACGGAATGGGTTATCGCTTAAATCCCGCTCCAGACGACTCCAAAAATGTAGCAACATCACAGCCACACAATTGGGAGCAAAAACCCCGCACAAAAGATTTAACTTCTGTTAATCGAGTATTAGAACGATTTCGTAACTCATTTAGTCAACAAGTCACTGTATTAGAACAAGCAAAAACTGCACTGTTGGCTGGGAGTTTACCACCACAGCTACACCAGCAAGCACTGCAAGAAGCTCATAAGTTGGCAGGTTCAATGGGAAGTTTTGGATATCCACAAGGTTCTACACTGGCACGAAAAGTAGAACACTTGTTACAAAATAATCACACCTTAACAGATGATGAAATTACACAGTTTGACCAACTGGTAACAGCATTACAACAGGAGTTGGCAAAGCCACCAACCACAACTGCTCAACCTGCTTCTTTGCAGCAAACTTACCGCGTACTGGTGATTGATGATGATACTCTGCTGACAGAGCAGTTGTTAACCCAGGCAGATGCTTGGGGAATGCGAATAAAAATTGCTCCTGATTTGGCAACTGCGCGATCGCGCCTAGCTTTAGCCACTCCTGACGCAGTTTTGCTAGATTTGAGCTTCCCTAGCACTCAAGAAGATGGATTAATGCTGCTACGGGAATTGGGAGAAAATCACCCGAAGTTACCAATTATTGTTTTTACTGCACGGGATAGCCTAGCTGATAGATTAGCGGTGTCACGCTTAGGCGCACGGCAATTTTTACATAAACCATCGACAACTAAGCAAATCTTTGAGGCGATCGCGCGTGTGCTACCTCAAGCCAAACCATCAGAAGCCAAAGTATTAATTGTAGATGATGACCCGGTAATGTTAGCTGGATTATCGCAATTATTAACCCCTTGGGGATTAGAGGTCATTACTTTATCTCAACCTCAGCAATTTTGGGAAATATTAGTGAATACATCACCAAATTTAGTGTTGTTAGATTTAGAGATGCCTGTAGTTAATGGGTTAGAGTTGTGTCAAGTTGTGCGTCAAGATGCTCACTGGGGAGATTTGCCCATCTTGGTGGTAACAGCCCATACTGATGCTCAATCACTACAACAAGCTTTTGCGGCAGGAGCTGATGATTTTATTAATAAGCCAGTGCTAGGCCCAGAATTGGTGACACGGGTACTGAGCCGTATTGAAAGAACGCGACGGAAGGGATAAAGGGGTAAGGGGTAAGGGGTAAGGGGTAAAGGGGGGAAGATGAAAGTTTATCGGCAATTATTAGCTTATGGTGGTGCTATTGGCTCAACTGCGATCGCTTTGGTATTATCGCTTTGGTTAGAAACTCTAATATATAGAACTGTTGGCGCTTTTTTCTATATAGCTATCATTTTCAACACTTGGTATGGTGGTTTGCGTCCAGGGATAGTGACAATTATTCTTTCGACACTGGCAATTGATTATTTCTTAATTACGCCTCAGTATCAATTTATCCCCTCAGATCCACAGGATATATTGCGGTTAGGTCTTTTTGGGTTAGTTGGGTTGATAATCAATCAGCTAACTGGCAATTTTTCTAAAAGTAACCAGAAAATTCAACAATTAAACCAAAAATTGGCCCAAGAAAATGCCGAGCAACTGAGGATGGCTCTATCAGCAGCACAAATGGGAATGTGGGACTGGGATATGGTAAGTGGACAAATCAACTGGTCGCCAGAACACGAACGGTTATTTGGTTTGGCTTTTGGTAGCTTCGATGGGAGATATGAAACTTTTGATCAGTGTCTGCATCCTGAAGATCGTCCTCTGCTCAATCAAGCATTACAACAGGCACTGCAAACTCATAGTATTTATCAGTGTGAATATCGGATAGTTTGGGCAGATGGTAGCATTCACTGGATTGAGGCACGAGGACAAGCATTCTATAACAAAGCAGGTGAGCCTGTCCGCATGAGTGGAACTGTGATGGCGATTGATGAACGCAAGCAGGCGCAAGACTTACTGCAACAGCAATTTGAGCAACAACGCCTAGTGATGGAGATGTCCCAGCGTATTAGGCGATCGCTGAATCTACAAGACATTTTACAAACTACTGTTGATGAAGTACGGCAGTTTTTGGGGTGCGATCGCGTTATTCTGTTCCAGTTTGCACCTGATTGGAGTGGCACTGTAGTTGTGGAATCTGTCGATCCTCATTGGACAGCGATATTATCTACCGATATCTACGATCCTTGCTTTGGGGAAACATACATTCAACCTTTTAAACAAGGTCTAGTTACTGCAAAATCTGATATTTATACTGCTGGTATCGGCTCTTGCCATATCGAACTGTTGGCTAAATACCAAGTGAGGGCTAATTTAGTTGTGCCAATTCTCTACAGAGATGAATTATGGGGATTACTCATTGCCCATCACTGTGCGGCTCCCCGTGAATGGCAATCAAGGGAAATAGCTCTGTTGCAGCAGTTAGGAGAACAGGTAAGCATTGCTATCCAGCAAGCAGCTTTGTTTGAACAGTTACAGACCCAATTAAGGGAGCGTCAACAAGCAGAACAAAGTTTACAAGAAAGAGAAATAACCTTACGCTTATTTGTCCAGTATGCACCTGCTGGGATTGCGATGTTTGATCGGGATATGCGTTATTTAATAGCCAGCCAAAGATGGGTGGACGACTATCGTCTTGATTCAGTGGCATCTGTTATAGGGCGATCGCACTACGAACTGTTTCCCGAAATTACAGAGCGATGGCGACAAATTCATC harbors:
- the cas5 gene encoding type I-MYXAN CRISPR-associated protein Cas5/Cmx5/DevS produces the protein MIAPLILYLDVPFATFRESHAREMGKTYPVPPPATVYGMLLSLVGETDVYRHCGVELAIAMLSSPKKSRILRQMRRFKNADFSHPENVIPCYQEILSNVKCLIWVRSDGEKIELSLRERILLAFDHPELVRRFGCLFLGESDQLIKTIKLVSQDYPEGVRQWAIRDNRGRLTLPYWVDHVGSRNTRFLRYRIEEMPSSLPPDLAWTMITSPI
- a CDS encoding response regulator, whose translation is MKILLVEDDRLISTALVDLLLANHYTIDLANDGETGLCLAISAEYDLILLDWLLSKLDGMSLCRQLRSQGYVKPILLLTANNCNAKLVEGLDAGADDYVIKPYDPEALLAKIRSLLRRHGSVASSTLIWGNLTLDQISGKVTCNEQIISLTATEYKLLELFLQNPNRIFSRKLIIDKLWEFDDAPIENAVTTHIKDLRKKLKAGGLAGDILETVYGMGYRLNPAPDDSKNVATSQPHNWEQKPRTKDLTSVNRVLERFRNSFSQQVTVLEQAKTALLAGSLPPQLHQQALQEAHKLAGSMGSFGYPQGSTLARKVEHLLQNNHTLTDDEITQFDQLVTALQQELAKPPTTTAQPASLQQTYRVLVIDDDTLLTEQLLTQADAWGMRIKIAPDLATARSRLALATPDAVLLDLSFPSTQEDGLMLLRELGENHPKLPIIVFTARDSLADRLAVSRLGARQFLHKPSTTKQIFEAIARVLPQAKPSEAKVLIVDDDPVMLAGLSQLLTPWGLEVITLSQPQQFWEILVNTSPNLVLLDLEMPVVNGLELCQVVRQDAHWGDLPILVVTAHTDAQSLQQAFAAGADDFINKPVLGPELVTRVLSRIERTRRKG